One window of Chryseobacterium sp. JJR-5R genomic DNA carries:
- the pyrF gene encoding orotidine-5'-phosphate decarboxylase: MESKKEFFLECYKLGIIKFGRFILKSGIESPFYVDLRPLASDPKILKNLANYLLEMLPLDNFDLICGVPYAALPMATAMSLESYIPLIIKRKEAKNYGTKKLIEGIYQKGQNCLLVEDVITSGKSLIETIAEVEQEDLKVADIVVVLDREQGGKQLLESRGYRVHTLFNISEVCTILKETGELSDDEVKRIQDFLKGNHINFEEKTRCSYEQKLDTAQHSVSKKLLETALAKQSNLIASADVTTTRELLDLAEKVGPHIIALKTHVDIISDFEYEKTITPLKELAAKHNFLLMEDRKFADIGNTQELQFTSGIFNITDWADFVTSQVIGGFESLDCFRNVGVVAIIGMSSKGALTTSSYREEALKVASSHPNVIGGVSQNPLPEEMLLFTPGVNLADSGDGKGQQYNTPEHVFKMLHTDFIIVGRGIYKSENPAEAAVTYKNEGWKAYLDSLEKKSIQN; the protein is encoded by the coding sequence ATGGAAAGTAAAAAAGAATTTTTCCTGGAGTGCTATAAACTGGGCATTATCAAATTCGGGAGATTTATCCTGAAAAGCGGCATTGAAAGTCCGTTTTATGTAGACTTACGGCCTTTGGCATCAGATCCTAAAATCCTGAAAAACCTGGCTAATTATTTGCTGGAAATGCTTCCTCTGGATAATTTTGATCTGATCTGCGGGGTTCCCTATGCAGCCCTTCCAATGGCTACTGCCATGTCTCTGGAAAGTTACATTCCGTTAATTATTAAAAGAAAAGAAGCCAAAAACTACGGCACCAAAAAGCTGATTGAAGGCATCTACCAGAAAGGGCAGAACTGTTTATTGGTGGAAGATGTGATTACCTCAGGGAAATCTTTGATCGAAACCATTGCCGAAGTAGAGCAGGAAGATCTTAAAGTAGCTGACATTGTGGTGGTTTTAGACAGGGAGCAGGGCGGAAAACAGCTTCTTGAAAGCAGAGGCTACCGCGTTCATACCCTTTTCAATATTTCGGAGGTCTGCACGATTCTTAAAGAAACAGGAGAACTGTCAGATGACGAAGTGAAAAGAATCCAGGACTTTTTAAAGGGCAACCATATCAATTTTGAAGAGAAGACAAGATGCTCCTATGAACAGAAACTGGATACCGCACAGCATTCCGTTTCTAAAAAACTGCTGGAAACCGCTCTAGCCAAACAGTCTAACCTGATTGCTTCCGCAGACGTAACCACGACCCGGGAATTGCTGGATCTTGCTGAAAAGGTAGGCCCTCATATCATTGCCCTGAAAACCCATGTTGATATCATCTCTGATTTTGAATATGAAAAAACCATTACGCCGTTAAAAGAACTGGCCGCAAAACACAATTTCCTCCTGATGGAAGACCGTAAGTTTGCAGATATCGGGAACACCCAGGAGCTTCAGTTTACAAGCGGAATTTTCAACATCACGGATTGGGCAGATTTTGTGACTTCCCAAGTAATCGGAGGTTTTGAATCGCTGGACTGCTTCAGGAATGTAGGCGTTGTAGCCATTATCGGGATGTCTTCAAAAGGAGCATTAACCACTTCCAGTTACCGGGAAGAAGCATTGAAAGTAGCTTCGTCCCATCCTAACGTAATCGGAGGTGTTTCACAAAACCCGCTTCCTGAAGAAATGCTGCTTTTTACTCCGGGAGTGAATCTGGCGGACTCAGGTGACGGGAAAGGTCAGCAGTACAATACCCCTGAACATGTTTTTAAAATGCTCCATACAGATTTCATCATCGTGGGGAGAGGAATTTATAAATCTGAAAACCCTGCTGAAGCTGCAGTTACATACAAAAATGAAGGCTGGAAAGCTTACTTGGATTCTTTAGAAAAAAAATCAATCCAAAACTAA
- a CDS encoding aminopeptidase — protein MKKISICLILFVGVAEVSAQKDSIYIEARLSSDKRMLDVNEELAYHNHSGKDLQTVKLLNWVSAYNRRETSLVYRKLEDRNTDLHFAEQHELGKLISLQVKNADQEIPVNEISDENLMLPLKEALAPGAQIKFQLHYRIQLPDRKFTGYGTSDTQVALKYFFIVPDHFDPDNISTRKYVDIEEAVNFNTYWTVNFDLPVNYFIESNLQQVQMNSFKGYLDSDPEFLISQNEYPSIRVNTDGTDTEIKFGYNLKPEEKQNLEFYLPLQLKFIKEKTGLVPERLFISEKFRSKEDFFGNNDISFWKFRFKLFTDAEKADLDYFGIIAKKILDESIITDKQNNHWFKNGLKSYLEIQYLKKFYPDTKLLGALPETKIFGIKPLKLFHASNVKLTERYGLTYQYIMSQNLDQKIDEKYAVLSNFNDMAISNFETGTLFSYAADKMGYENFDDLVQEFISKNTDKQTDPREFLKELAEKDKRNAYLQDFIQHKNRVNFKLKRFKKEGDSLNVKISKNTLEEISVKLQTETREGEKKEYWIDTAGEDKTKTVSIPALDVYKITLNDDYIFPEANYRDNFLYAKGLFSNMRKVKLKLIKDIPNPEFNEIYINPRIRFSNTYDKFLIGFNFKNQSLFDQKFLYSVTPTYSTGTGKLVGSGAVAYSFLPAESMIRSLTFGVSGSRFHYDYDLAYKKASVYSNISFRKNPRSTVSRGISISYNYFERDLNAEMILRNDYDRYNLWSLGYGYSDNQSIHEKSLSVNTQLMKDFNKVTAEGFYRWEFAPRQKLSVRLFAGYFIKNNTRNNTFNYGISRVSDYSFSYNLLGQSATGGILSQQYILADGGFKSFIPGTVNKWITSVNVDTSVWKIFHIYADAGVYQNSSRPTQFIWDSGVKVRVIPDFLEIYFPVQSSLGFEPGFKDYARRIRYTLILNLGSVINAARRGWY, from the coding sequence TTGAAAAAGATTAGCATTTGTCTTATTTTATTTGTGGGTGTTGCAGAAGTTTCTGCACAGAAAGACAGCATTTATATTGAAGCCAGATTGTCTTCAGATAAAAGGATGCTTGATGTAAATGAAGAACTGGCCTATCACAACCATTCCGGAAAGGATTTACAGACGGTAAAACTTTTGAACTGGGTTTCTGCCTATAACAGAAGAGAGACTTCGCTGGTCTACAGAAAACTGGAAGACCGGAATACGGATCTCCATTTTGCAGAGCAGCACGAGCTTGGAAAGTTAATAAGCTTACAGGTAAAAAATGCTGATCAGGAAATACCTGTTAACGAAATTTCTGATGAAAACCTTATGCTTCCTTTAAAAGAAGCACTGGCACCCGGAGCGCAAATAAAGTTTCAGCTGCACTATCGGATCCAGCTTCCCGACCGGAAATTTACCGGCTACGGAACTTCTGATACCCAGGTGGCCTTAAAATACTTCTTTATTGTTCCGGATCACTTTGATCCGGACAATATTTCCACTAGGAAATATGTGGATATTGAGGAAGCTGTAAACTTCAACACCTACTGGACCGTAAATTTTGACCTTCCGGTTAATTATTTTATTGAAAGCAACCTGCAGCAGGTCCAGATGAATTCCTTTAAGGGTTATCTTGACTCAGATCCGGAATTTCTGATTTCCCAGAATGAATATCCGTCCATAAGAGTCAATACTGACGGTACGGATACCGAAATAAAATTCGGCTACAATCTGAAGCCGGAGGAAAAGCAGAACCTTGAATTTTACCTTCCTCTGCAGTTAAAATTTATCAAGGAAAAAACCGGTCTCGTTCCGGAAAGGCTTTTTATTTCTGAAAAGTTCAGGTCTAAAGAAGACTTTTTCGGGAATAATGACATTTCCTTCTGGAAGTTCAGGTTCAAGCTTTTTACTGATGCGGAAAAAGCTGATCTGGATTACTTCGGGATCATTGCCAAGAAAATTCTGGATGAAAGTATCATTACGGACAAACAGAATAACCACTGGTTTAAAAACGGTTTAAAATCTTACCTTGAAATCCAGTATTTAAAAAAATTCTATCCGGATACCAAACTGCTGGGGGCACTGCCCGAAACCAAAATTTTCGGGATAAAACCCTTAAAGCTGTTTCATGCCTCGAACGTAAAGCTTACCGAGCGCTACGGCCTGACCTATCAGTACATCATGTCCCAGAATCTGGATCAGAAAATTGATGAGAAATATGCTGTCCTGAGCAATTTCAATGATATGGCGATCAGTAACTTTGAAACCGGGACTTTATTCAGTTACGCAGCAGATAAAATGGGCTATGAAAATTTTGATGATCTGGTACAGGAGTTCATTTCTAAAAATACAGACAAACAAACAGATCCGAGGGAATTTCTAAAAGAACTGGCTGAAAAAGATAAGCGGAATGCCTATCTCCAGGATTTTATACAGCACAAAAATAGAGTAAATTTCAAGCTCAAAAGATTTAAAAAGGAAGGAGATTCCCTAAACGTTAAAATCAGTAAAAACACACTGGAAGAAATTTCTGTGAAACTGCAGACAGAAACAAGAGAGGGCGAAAAAAAGGAATACTGGATTGATACTGCCGGTGAGGATAAGACAAAAACGGTTTCCATTCCTGCCCTGGATGTCTATAAGATTACCCTGAATGATGACTACATCTTTCCGGAAGCCAATTACAGGGATAATTTCCTGTACGCGAAAGGCCTGTTTTCAAACATGAGGAAGGTCAAACTAAAGCTCATCAAAGATATCCCGAATCCTGAATTTAATGAAATCTATATAAACCCGAGGATACGTTTCAGTAATACCTATGACAAATTCCTGATCGGGTTCAACTTTAAGAACCAGTCGCTTTTCGATCAGAAATTCCTGTACTCCGTTACGCCTACCTACAGTACCGGAACGGGTAAACTGGTAGGTTCAGGAGCGGTAGCCTATTCTTTCCTGCCCGCAGAGAGCATGATCAGAAGCTTAACCTTCGGAGTTTCAGGCTCCCGGTTCCATTATGATTATGACCTGGCCTATAAAAAAGCATCAGTTTACTCCAATATCAGTTTCAGGAAAAACCCGAGGAGTACCGTAAGCCGAGGCATCAGTATTTCCTACAATTATTTTGAGCGTGACCTTAATGCCGAAATGATCCTCAGAAATGATTATGACCGGTACAACCTGTGGAGTTTAGGATATGGGTATTCTGATAACCAGAGCATCCATGAAAAGAGCTTAAGTGTAAATACCCAGCTCATGAAAGATTTTAACAAAGTGACCGCCGAAGGCTTCTACCGTTGGGAATTTGCCCCGAGACAGAAATTAAGCGTGCGGCTTTTTGCAGGGTATTTCATCAAAAACAATACACGGAACAATACTTTCAACTATGGTATTTCCAGGGTTTCAGATTATTCTTTTTCCTATAATCTCCTGGGGCAGAGTGCTACAGGCGGTATTTTGTCTCAGCAGTACATCCTGGCGGACGGAGGTTTTAAATCATTCATTCCGGGAACTGTAAATAAATGGATCACTTCCGTCAATGTAGACACAAGCGTCTGGAAAATCTTTCATATTTACGCAGATGCGGGTGTATACCAGAACAGCAGCCGGCCTACTCAATTTATCTGGGACAGTGGCGTAAAAGTAAGGGTAATTCCGGATTTCCTTGAAATTTATTTCCCGGTACAGTCTTCTTTAGGTTTCGAGCCAGGCTTCAAAGATTATGCAAGACGCATAAGATATACCCTTATTCTCAATCTGGGTTCCGTTATCAACGCAGCCAGAAGGGGCTGGTATTAG
- a CDS encoding lamin tail domain-containing protein → MKKISILLGIVSIAASAHAQIVISEIYGGGGDAGSTLINDYVILKNTGAETVSLRGATLQYADADGTFDQYHILPDITLSSGQSYLIQEGSGGGGVSSLPAPDFIAGNILYFYGSQGQNASAGLNLNMASGKIALAGNTLQVTNTDDAHVIDFAAYGTSVQFAGTTAGLSPTAATAFKRVLDNTAGTNTNTADFIIAPVNPVNSTAGTQALADVDFNYSKFNFIVNPFVKDNNDIVFGGEVQNVKIYDEFGQVVMQSPTKTSYGLNLTELPKGKYTVNGMINNSPVSQRIVRD, encoded by the coding sequence ATGAAAAAAATATCTATTCTTTTAGGCATCGTATCAATAGCGGCATCAGCTCATGCACAGATTGTCATCAGTGAAATCTACGGCGGCGGCGGTGATGCGGGATCTACCTTAATAAATGATTATGTTATTCTGAAAAATACAGGTGCTGAAACCGTTTCTTTACGCGGCGCAACGCTGCAGTATGCAGATGCAGACGGAACTTTCGACCAATATCATATTCTGCCTGATATTACGTTGTCTTCAGGACAGAGTTATCTTATTCAGGAAGGATCAGGTGGGGGAGGAGTCAGCAGCCTTCCGGCTCCGGATTTTATAGCCGGTAATATTTTGTATTTTTATGGTTCCCAAGGCCAAAATGCTTCTGCAGGACTGAACCTCAATATGGCATCAGGTAAAATAGCATTGGCCGGAAATACATTGCAGGTTACCAATACTGATGATGCCCACGTAATAGATTTTGCCGCTTATGGAACATCTGTTCAGTTTGCAGGAACAACGGCAGGCCTTTCCCCTACAGCGGCTACCGCATTTAAAAGAGTACTTGATAATACAGCCGGCACCAATACCAATACTGCTGATTTTATCATAGCTCCTGTAAATCCCGTTAATTCCACAGCCGGAACCCAGGCATTGGCTGATGTGGATTTTAATTATTCAAAATTCAATTTTATCGTTAATCCTTTTGTTAAAGATAACAATGACATCGTTTTTGGCGGTGAAGTGCAGAACGTAAAAATATATGATGAATTCGGGCAGGTGGTCATGCAGTCGCCGACGAAAACTTCCTACGGACTTAACCTTACCGAATTACCGAAAGGGAAATATACCGTAAACGGGATGATCAATAATTCACCGGTTTCCCAAAGAATTGTCAGGGATTGA
- a CDS encoding lamin tail domain-containing protein — protein MKKVFTVLSIVAISTAANAQIVINEVYGGGGNSGASYKNDFIELKNVGSSTVTLTGAFIQYASAAGTFNGGTNTHSLPDITLAPGKTYLIAEAGGANGADLPTTDASGSINLSGTAGKVALTSSATSITSPTAASVIDFVGFGTTANQFEGTGPAPAPSNVNSIARTSGDSNNNASDFVAGTPTPQNSASGSLAVTDLSKAKGTFVKNTFVKTNEITFGAEAKDVKVYNMTGQIVKTASVRENESMNVAELQKGNYIITGTVNSKPVSQKILKD, from the coding sequence ATGAAAAAAGTCTTTACAGTTTTAAGTATTGTTGCTATTTCAACTGCTGCGAATGCGCAAATTGTAATAAATGAAGTGTATGGAGGCGGAGGTAATTCAGGTGCTTCATATAAAAATGATTTTATTGAATTAAAAAATGTTGGGAGCAGTACTGTTACATTAACAGGCGCATTTATTCAGTATGCTTCTGCCGCAGGAACATTTAATGGAGGAACAAACACTCATTCTTTACCTGATATTACTTTAGCACCGGGAAAAACATATCTGATCGCAGAAGCTGGAGGAGCTAATGGTGCAGATCTTCCTACCACTGATGCATCTGGAAGTATAAATTTATCAGGAACAGCCGGTAAGGTTGCTTTAACTTCCAGTGCTACCTCAATTACCAGCCCTACTGCTGCAAGTGTAATTGATTTTGTTGGTTTTGGAACAACTGCTAATCAATTTGAAGGGACAGGACCGGCTCCGGCTCCATCTAATGTCAATTCAATTGCAAGAACATCAGGAGATTCAAATAATAATGCTTCTGACTTTGTTGCAGGAACTCCAACACCTCAAAACTCTGCTTCAGGAAGCTTAGCAGTTACCGATTTATCAAAAGCAAAAGGAACTTTCGTGAAAAACACTTTCGTTAAAACCAACGAAATCACTTTCGGTGCCGAGGCTAAAGATGTAAAAGTGTATAACATGACAGGCCAGATCGTAAAAACAGCTTCTGTAAGAGAAAATGAATCTATGAATGTTGCCGAATTACAGAAAGGGAACTATATCATAACGGGTACAGTAAACAGCAAGCCTGTTTCTCAGAAAATTCTGAAAGACTAA